From a single Daphnia pulex isolate KAP4 chromosome 2, ASM2113471v1 genomic region:
- the LOC124210481 gene encoding short neuropeptide F-like, with the protein MELCPRINCWTTRTVLLVTFVVFIIHQDNQQNIASASPTPLLSGFEDYSEDRLNGEQPSLYELLLQREMLADKLESEGRGHLIVRKSDRSPSLRLRFGRRADPDVPRVSAASQHD; encoded by the exons ATGGAGCTTTGCCCAAGGATCAACTGCTGGACTACACGCACCGTTCTTCTAGTGACCTTTGTGGTCTTCATAATACATCAAGACAATCAGCAGAATATCGCTAGCGCATCTCCCACCCCATTACTCAGCGGCTTTGAAGATTATTCAGAAG ATCGTCTTAATGGTGAGCAGCCAAGCCTCTACGAATTATTGCTTCAGCGTGAAATGTTGGCCGACAAATTGGAATCAGAAGGTCGTGGCCATTTAATCGTACGCAAGTCTGACCGTTCGCCATCTCTCCG ACTCCGTTTTGGTCGACGAGCCGATCCTGACGTCCCTCGCGTTAGTGCTGCCAGCCAGCACGACTGA
- the LOC124210482 gene encoding uncharacterized protein LOC124210482: protein MCWWFPVVITIVSALCGCSRAAFLLGYTAESCDDLRPHRIPFAQDLMGQSGGFQPGLGSNGLPINAPGFNRPNPNGPAADGVNIQPVLMTTVTPYRILTADSRYKKGRAIEVRLEGREYFEAFVMEARALGGGPTNKLPQAGVGRFVGAPKTAMFLSCRDRSSSAVVNAPNPVRMNNLTFTWEAPFQDVGDIYFIASVLLGDRYWVFTSERLLSNPFPGELVGCGIRRTCVRLCGYYQSSPICSLDEAEYVLIIEIDPSLREAQITIGGFIRDPQTYVAFGMAYSDFSLTDMDMSVCMLDRGRVTLGHYYVKQEIFPPFPHAGIIVPDLTDLDNNRLWCRFRRPLLPYGPTSINPTRSMYHYYFKGPKNDSGIYLPENIYKMNISPRQYNITEFYTDVQISNRAFLPVASRHLLVVIFLLLVGLHSRAT from the exons ATGTGCTGGTGGTTCCCTGTGGTCATTACAATTGTTTCCGCTCTGTGCGGATGTAGCCGGGCGGCTTTCCTTCTGGGCTACACGGCCGAATCGTGCGACGACCTCCGACCTCATCGGATCCCTTTCGCTCAAGATCTGATGGGCCAGTCGGGCGGATTCCAACCCGGTCTCGGCTCGAACGGTCTGCCCATTAATGCTCCCGGTTTCAATAGACCCAATCCGAACGGACCGGCTGCGGACGGTGTCAACATCCAGCCGGTTCTGATGACGACCGTGACTCCCTACAGGATTTTGACTGCAGATAGCCGCTACAAAAAAGGACGCGCTATTGAAG TGAGACTGGAGGGTCGTGAATATTTCGAAGCGTTCGTCATGGAGGCTAG AGCACTCGGCGGAGGACCAACCAACAAGTTACCGCAAGCGGGTGTCGGTCGTTTCGTCGGAGCTCCGAAAACGGCCATGTTTCTGAGCTGTAGAGATCGGTCGTCGTCGGCCGTCGTCAACGCCCCCAATCCCGTCCGCATGAACAACTTGACATTCACCTGGGAAGCGCCATTCCAAGATGTCGGCGACATTTATTTCAT AGCCAGCGTCCTATTGGGCGATCGCTATTGGGTCTTCACGTCGGAGAGATTACTCAGCAATCCGTTTC CGGGGGAGTTGGTGGGCTGCGGCATCCGGCGTACCTGCGTCAGACTCTGCGGCTATTACCAGTCGAGTCCAATTTGTTCGCTGGACGAAGCCGAATACGTTTTGATTATCGAGATCGACCCGTCGTTGCGCGAAGCTCAAATCACGATCGGCGGATTCATTCGGGATCCGCAG ACTTACGTCGCCTTCGGGATGGCTTACAGCGACTTTTCGTTAACGGACATGGACATGAGCGTCTGCATGTTGGACCGCGGTCGTGTCACCCTCGGTCACTAC TACGTCAAACAGGAGATTTTCCCTCCGTTCCCTCACGCTGGT ATTATCGTCCCCGATTTGACGGATCTAGATAACAATCGATTATGGTGCAG GTTTAGGCGGCCTCTACTACCTTACGGCCCGACCAGCATCAACCCCACCCGTTCCATGTATCATTACTACTTCAAAGGTCCCAAGAATGATTCAG GAATTTATTTACCGGAAAACATTTACAAGATGAACATTTCTCCGCGTCAGTACAACATCACGGAATTCTACACGGACGTACAAATCAGCAACAGAGCGTTTCTTCCGGTTGCCAGCAGGCATTTATTGGTCGTCATCTTTCTACTTTTAGTCGGACTTCATTCAAGAGCAacttaa
- the LOC124210483 gene encoding lethal(2)neighbour of tid protein-like, translating into MAPPGKRHRAPSTKIQVIKGRLLKFQAKYLTTDFAKRLVLDPSLLWVSAILLLVGELFVNVLVIQRVPYTEIDWIAYMQEVEGVVNGTWDYSKLKGDTGPLVYPAGFVYIFTILYYITNYGRNIRFAQYIFCGFYLVTVALVFRIYSKSCKIPPYMLIFICCTSYRVHSIYVLRLFNDPVAMMFLYLSVNLFMDGYWTLGSTFFSLAVSIKMNILLFAPALLLAYIASQGFYGTIKQLSICAGIQLLLGAPFLLTNPVAYMVGSFNLGRVFLFEWTVNWRFLSEELFVHPGFHISLLLLHVGLLAIFAKPWFRYMKSFAKLQPTGVGIVSQLLLLPLFTANLIGVAFSRSLHYQFYVWYFHTLPYLLWSTPYSIWLRLCILGLIEMSWNTFPSTNVSSAMLHVCHLLIIYGIFSKRNPPKDMDININKNK; encoded by the exons ATGGCGCCTCCCGGTAAACGTCACCGTGCGCCAAGCACGAAAATTCAAGTGATTAAAGGAAGACTTTTAAAGTTTCAAGCGAAATATCTAACTACTGACTTTGCGAAACGATTAGTCCTTGATCCCAGTTTGCTATGGGTTTCCGCTATTCTTCTACTCGTCGGCGAGTTGTTTGTGAATGTTCTAGTCATTCAGCGAGTTCCAT ATACAGAGATAGATTGGATAGCTTATATGCAAGAAGTTGAAGGAGTAGTGAATGGAACATGGGACTACTCCAAACTGAAGGGGGATACAGGACCTCTAGTCTATCCAGCTGgatttgtttacatttttactaTCCTCTACTACATCACCAACTATGGAAGAAATATTAGATTTGCTCAGTACATATTTTGTGGATTTTATCTTGTGACTGTGGCCTTGGTCTTCAGGATCTACTCAAAGTCATGTAAA ATCCCTCCGTACATGCTGATATTCATCTGCTGTACTTCATACAGGGTTCATTCTATCTATGTCCTAAGACTGTTCAATGACCCAGTTGCTATGATGTTCTTGTATTTATCAGTAAACCTATTCATGGATGGCTATTGGACATTGGGCAGTACATTTTTCAG TCTGGCAGTTTCCattaaaatgaatattctGCTATTTGCGCCAGCCTTATTGCTGGCGTACATTGCTTCTCAAGGATTCTACGGGACCATTAAGCAACTCAGTATATGTGCCGGAATTCAA cttCTTTTAGGagccccttttcttttaaccaaTCCTGTTGCCTACATGGTTGGATCGTTCAATTTGGGACgcgttttcttatttgaatgGACGGTTAATTGGCGATTTCTTTCTGAAGAACTATTCGTCCATCCTGGCTTCCACATATCTCTTTTACTTCTTCACGTGGGACTTTTAGCCATTTTCGCAAAACCATGGTTCAG ATACATGAAAAGCTTCGCCAAGTTGCAGCCAACTGGAGTGGGAATAGTGTCACAACTTCTTCTCTTGCCTCTGTTCACTGCCAATTTGATTGGAGTGGCGTTCAGCCGTTCGTTACATTACCAATTCTATGTCTGGTACTTTCACACTCTGCCTTATCTCCTCTGGTCGACCCCATACTCGATATGGCTCAG GTTATGTATCTTGGGCTTGATTGAAATGAGTTGGAACACTTTTCCGTCGACGAATGTGAGCAGTGCCATGTTGCACGTGTGCCACCTTCTGATTATTTACGGAATTTTCTCGAAACGTAACCCACCCAAGGACATGGATATCAACATTAATAAGAACAAATGA
- the LOC124210487 gene encoding ATP synthase subunit beta, mitochondrial, which translates to MLNAVARASSGILRTVQPTVSLSHIQNGQSKVLPALLSKRSFYTSKLVSAGAAAKAAAPAAAIANGKIVAVIGAVVDVQFEDQLPPILNALEVSNRSPRLILEVAQHLGENTVRTIAMDGTEGLIRGQPVLDTGSPIRIPVGPETLGRIMNVIGEPIDERGPIVTDKFAAIHAEAPEFVEMNVAQEILITGIKVVDLLAPYAKGGKIGLFGGAGVGKTVLIMELINNVAKAHGGYSVFAGVGERTREGNDLYHEMIESGVISLKDKTSKVALVYGQMNEPPGARARVALTGLTVAEYFRDQEGQDVLLFIDNIFRFTQAGSEVSALLGRIPSAVGYQPTLATDMGSMQERITTTKKGSITSVQAIYVPADDLTDPAPATTFAHLDATTVLSRAIAELGIYPAVDPLDSTSRMMDPNIIGDVHYNAARGVQKILQDYKSLQDIIAILGMDELSEDDKLTVARARKIQRFLSQPFQVAEVFTGHAGKLVPIAETIKGFKMILNGELDHLPEAAFYMVGPIEEVVAKAEKLAESQA; encoded by the exons ATGTTGAACGCCGTCGCTCGAGCTTCTTCGGGAATTTTGAGAACAGTCCAACCGACTGTTTCTCTTAGCCACATCCAGAATGGACAATCCAAGGTCCTGCCGGCTCTTCTCTCGAAAC GAAGCTTCTACACTTCAAAGCTGGTGAGCGCCGGAGCTGCTGCCAAAGCTGCTGCTCCAGCTGCAGCTATTGCTAACGGAAAGATTGTCGCAGTCATCGGTGCCGTCGTCGATGTCCAGTTTGAAGATCAGCTCCCACCCATCCTCAATGCCCTCGAAGTCTCCAACCGTAGCCCAAGGCTGATTCTTGAGGTTGCCCAGCATTTGG GTGAGAACACTGTCCGTACCATTGCCATGGACGGTACTGAGGGTTTGATTCGTGGCCAGCCTGTTTTGGACACTGGATCACCCATCAGGATCCCAGTTGGACCTGAAACTCTTGGTCGTATCATGAATGTTATTG GTGAGCCCATCGATGAGAGGGGTCCCATCGTCACCGATAAATTCGCTGCCATCCACGCTGAGGCTCCTGAATTCGTTGAGATGAACGTCGCCCAAGAAATTTTGATTACTGGTATCAAGGTCGTCGACTTGCTTGCTCCTTACGCCAAGGGAGGCAAAATtg GTCTCTtcggtggtgctggtgtcggTAAAACTGTATTGATTATGGAACTGATTAACAACGTCGCTAAGGCCCATGGTGGTTACTCCGTGTTTGCCGGTGTCGGTGAACGTACTCGCGAGGGTAACGATCTTTACCACGAGATGATTGAATCCGGTGTCATTTCCCTGAAGGACAAGACCTCCAAG GTAGCTTTGGTGTACGGTCAGATGAACGAGCCCCCCGGCGCTCGCGCCCGTGTCGCTTTGACTGGTTTGACTGTCGCTGAATATTTCCGTGACCAGGAAGGCCAGGATGTGTTGCTCTTCATTGACAACATTTTCCGTTTCACACAAGCTGGTTCTGAGGTGTCTGCTTTGTTGGGTCGTATCCCGTCTGCTGTCGGTTACCAGCCAACTTTGGCCACTGACATGGGTTCCATGCAGGAGCGAATTACCACCACCAAGAAAGGTTCCATTACTTCAGTGCAG gcTATCTACGTGCCTGCTGACGATTTGACTGATCCCGCCCCTGCCACTACCTTTGCTCACTTGGACGCCACCACTGTGTTGTCCCGCGCCATTGCTGAGTTGGGTATTTACCCCGCTGTCGATCCCCTCGATTCCACCTCCCGTATGATGGACCCCAACATCATCGGTGATGTCCACTACAACGCCGCTCGTGGTGTCCAGAAGATCCTCCAGGATTACAAGTCACTCCAGGACATTATCGCTATTTTGGGTATGGATGAGTTGTCTGAAGACGACAAATTGACCGTCGCCCGCGCCCGTAAGATCCAGAGATTCTTGTCTCAGCCCTTCCAAGTCGCTGAGGTTTTCACTGGTCACGCCGGAAAGTTGGTCCCCATTGCCGAAACCATCAAG GGATTCAAGATGATCTTGAACGGTGAACTCGATCACCTGCCCGAGGCCGCCTTCTACATGGTTGGCCCGATCGAAGAAGTTGTTGCCAAGGCAGAGAAACTTGCTGAATCGCAAGCATAA